A window of Formosa sp. Hel1_31_208 contains these coding sequences:
- a CDS encoding SLC13 family permease: MLTILIITIGFFVWGKFTPDIVALLSMVSLFLFGILDLNETLSGFSNPTVIMIASLFIIGEGLSQTGWTALAGKKLIEWAGKSVPKLLVIITLGAGILSGFVSNTGTVATLLPATISSAWSIGTMPSKILMPMAFGSNTGGLLTLTGTPPNIIANNALIEAGYQGFSFFEFSLIGIPLLIIAILYFRYIGFKLLPKHKTNNKPVDIHTTLHQWIEAYKIENDYYRLRIRSVSPLINTTLSDWDFETAFNVHIIRLQRRHPNILKGNKPFIEFPSPDTEMRYHDILTVKGDTEAINRLMIKFRLGLLPVEPIKDELRNNLINQEVGMAEVLVTPKSFLVGKNIKLSEYFKRFGIQLLATSRHRKPFIKDIMRVEAGDGFIIRGQWQDIEQLKDQHENVVIVGSPEGMAKNVDNITPKSFIALAALAIMIVLLVIDLVPGAIAALISAGIVLLTGCVPISKAYKSISWMSVIMIAAMIPMGIALQKTGTAQVIADGIISFLGNASPIYLVAGVFLLTTMFSQFINNSATAVLMAPIVILAASSLQIAPEPLMITVAISASTAFLTPIGTTTNAMVLAAGGYKFSDYFKVGFPLLLLFLATTVLLVPLIWPF, encoded by the coding sequence ATGCTTACTATATTAATTATTACCATTGGGTTTTTCGTCTGGGGAAAATTTACTCCAGACATTGTAGCCTTATTATCTATGGTGAGTTTATTTCTATTTGGCATCTTAGATCTTAATGAAACACTAAGCGGATTTAGTAATCCTACCGTCATCATGATCGCCTCTTTATTTATTATTGGTGAAGGGTTATCTCAAACGGGATGGACCGCTTTAGCGGGTAAAAAATTAATTGAATGGGCTGGTAAAAGTGTGCCAAAACTATTAGTCATTATCACCTTAGGTGCTGGAATTTTATCTGGCTTTGTAAGTAATACAGGAACCGTGGCTACCCTATTACCAGCAACCATTTCTTCTGCTTGGAGTATTGGAACCATGCCTTCAAAAATCCTAATGCCAATGGCTTTTGGCTCTAATACTGGAGGTTTACTCACCTTAACAGGAACACCGCCTAACATCATTGCAAATAACGCACTTATTGAAGCTGGTTATCAAGGCTTCTCATTTTTTGAATTCTCACTCATAGGTATTCCATTACTTATTATTGCTATTCTGTATTTCAGATATATCGGATTTAAACTTTTACCCAAACATAAAACTAATAACAAACCTGTTGATATACATACCACACTTCACCAATGGATCGAAGCTTATAAAATTGAAAATGATTACTACCGTCTAAGAATACGTTCGGTGTCTCCATTAATCAATACTACGCTTAGCGATTGGGATTTTGAAACGGCATTTAATGTGCATATCATCCGATTGCAACGTCGTCACCCAAATATCTTAAAAGGTAATAAACCTTTTATAGAATTCCCGAGTCCAGATACCGAGATGCGGTACCATGACATATTAACGGTTAAAGGGGATACAGAAGCCATTAACAGATTAATGATTAAATTCCGCTTAGGCCTGCTTCCCGTAGAGCCTATCAAAGACGAATTGAGAAATAACCTTATCAATCAGGAGGTAGGAATGGCAGAAGTATTAGTGACTCCTAAATCCTTTTTAGTTGGAAAAAACATCAAACTTAGTGAGTATTTCAAACGTTTTGGAATTCAATTATTAGCCACATCAAGACATAGAAAACCTTTCATAAAAGACATCATGCGCGTTGAAGCTGGTGATGGGTTTATAATTCGCGGACAATGGCAAGATATTGAGCAACTTAAAGATCAACACGAGAATGTTGTTATTGTTGGGAGTCCCGAAGGGATGGCAAAAAACGTCGATAACATTACACCAAAATCGTTTATCGCATTGGCGGCTTTAGCCATCATGATCGTCCTTTTAGTGATTGATCTAGTTCCGGGTGCAATTGCCGCACTCATTTCAGCAGGCATAGTGCTTTTAACGGGATGTGTCCCTATTAGTAAGGCATATAAAAGCATCAGTTGGATGAGTGTCATTATGATTGCCGCCATGATCCCAATGGGCATCGCACTTCAAAAAACAGGAACTGCTCAAGTTATAGCCGATGGCATCATTAGCTTCCTCGGAAATGCAAGTCCAATATATCTCGTTGCAGGTGTCTTTCTCTTGACGACCATGTTCAGCCAATTTATTAATAATTCAGCAACTGCTGTATTAATGGCTCCAATAGTCATATTGGCAGCAAGTTCACTACAAATTGCACCAGAACCTTTAATGATTACTGTCGCTATTAGCGCTTCTACTGCTTTTCTAACACCAATTGGTACAACAACAAATGCCATGGTCTTAGCTGCAGGAGGCTATAAGTTTTCAGATTATTTCAAAGTTGGGTTTCCGTTACTCTTATTGTTTCTAGCCACAACTGTCCTATTAGTGCCATTGATTTGGCCATTTTAA
- the bshB1 gene encoding bacillithiol biosynthesis deacetylase BshB1 — translation MKLDILAFGAHPDDVELGCGATIAKEVARGKMVGIIDLTRGELGTRGTAQTRDEEARQAANILGVDVRENLGFADGFFVNDQEHQLEIIKMVRKYQPDMVLCNAIDDRHIDHGKGSRLVSDACFLSGLLKIETQLDGKVQDKWRPKQIYHYIQWKNIEPDIAVDVTGYIDTKMASVLAYKTQFYDPESKEPQTPISSKNFTDSIKYRARDLGRLIGTEYAEGFNVERYAAVDSLFDLI, via the coding sequence ATGAAATTAGATATATTAGCTTTTGGAGCGCATCCAGATGATGTAGAATTAGGATGTGGAGCAACGATAGCGAAAGAAGTTGCCCGAGGTAAAATGGTCGGAATTATTGATTTGACACGTGGTGAATTAGGCACTCGCGGAACTGCTCAAACACGAGATGAAGAGGCTAGACAAGCCGCTAATATATTGGGTGTTGACGTTAGGGAGAACCTAGGTTTTGCCGATGGGTTTTTTGTAAATGACCAAGAGCATCAATTAGAGATTATTAAAATGGTGCGCAAGTATCAACCAGATATGGTATTATGTAATGCCATTGATGATAGGCATATTGATCATGGCAAAGGGAGCAGGCTAGTGAGTGATGCTTGCTTTTTAAGTGGTTTGTTGAAAATTGAAACCCAACTGGATGGTAAGGTTCAAGACAAATGGCGACCAAAACAGATATATCATTATATACAATGGAAAAATATAGAGCCCGATATAGCGGTCGATGTCACAGGATATATAGATACTAAGATGGCTTCAGTTTTGGCTTATAAAACACAGTTTTATGATCCAGAGAGTAAAGAGCCGCAAACTCCAATATCAAGTAAGAATTTTACAGACAGCATCAAATATAGAGCTAGAGATCTTGGTCGGTTAATTGGCACTGAATACGCAGAAGGCTTTAATGTTGAGCGTTATGCAGCTGTAGATAGTTTGTTTGATTTGATCTAA
- a CDS encoding M28 family peptidase → MKNSLRIFAAALLIVGCGSSNQNATKQTAPKPPADPTVYGNTITSDELKELLYTYASDEFEGRETGEPGQKKAVNYLKDQYVAMGIPSPLNGDDYFQEVPLERQKAPNVALSVNGMAMENYSDFLMLGSADSQQLNIKEVVYAGYGIDADSYSDYKNLDVKGKIVLVKAGEPKDADGNYVTSGSTEDTKWSAGRQSISSKRDAAKEHGAKAIMFMNETMLGQYGAYYKQLAESGRAGRISLKSNESPMLFMMIGEKIGKAIYAEMMTSDASKTVSTEITGSIASQSDKVDSENVVAFIRGTEKPDEILVISAHLDHEGIKDGKVYNGADDDGSGTVALVEIAEAFKQAADEGYGPKRSILFLHVTGEEKGLLGSRHYTDNDPIFPLANTVANLNIDMIGRTDPKREGERNYIYLIGSDKLSTELHNLSEEINAKYMNITLDYTYNDENDPNRFYYRSDHYNFAKNNIPIIFYFNGTHDDYHQPSDTPDKIEYDLLENRTRLVFYTAWEVANREGKIVADKAETK, encoded by the coding sequence ATGAAAAATTCTTTACGTATTTTCGCCGCTGCTCTACTTATAGTCGGCTGCGGTAGCTCCAATCAAAATGCAACAAAACAAACTGCACCTAAACCTCCTGCAGATCCTACAGTATATGGTAATACCATTACTTCAGATGAACTTAAAGAACTTTTGTATACTTACGCTTCTGATGAGTTTGAAGGTCGTGAAACGGGAGAGCCTGGACAAAAGAAAGCCGTAAACTACCTTAAAGACCAATATGTAGCAATGGGTATTCCTTCACCTCTTAATGGTGATGACTATTTTCAAGAAGTGCCATTAGAACGCCAAAAAGCTCCAAACGTTGCCCTCTCCGTTAATGGAATGGCCATGGAGAATTATTCAGATTTTTTAATGTTAGGAAGTGCCGATTCACAACAACTTAATATCAAAGAAGTGGTTTACGCTGGTTATGGTATTGATGCAGACAGTTATTCAGATTATAAAAATCTAGATGTTAAAGGTAAAATCGTACTCGTGAAAGCTGGCGAACCAAAAGATGCTGACGGTAATTATGTCACTTCTGGTTCAACCGAAGATACCAAATGGAGCGCCGGACGACAGTCTATATCATCTAAGCGTGACGCAGCGAAAGAACATGGTGCTAAAGCAATTATGTTTATGAATGAAACTATGCTTGGTCAATATGGAGCTTACTATAAGCAACTCGCCGAATCTGGCAGAGCAGGACGTATCTCGTTAAAAAGTAACGAATCGCCAATGCTGTTTATGATGATAGGTGAAAAAATTGGAAAGGCTATTTATGCAGAGATGATGACATCAGATGCGTCAAAAACCGTTTCCACAGAAATTACAGGAAGTATCGCTAGCCAGTCAGATAAAGTAGATTCTGAAAACGTAGTCGCTTTTATTAGAGGGACAGAAAAACCAGATGAAATCTTAGTCATTTCTGCACACTTAGATCATGAAGGAATTAAAGATGGTAAAGTTTATAACGGAGCCGATGATGACGGTTCTGGAACCGTAGCCCTTGTTGAAATTGCTGAAGCGTTTAAACAAGCTGCCGATGAAGGTTACGGTCCAAAGCGTTCTATCCTATTCTTACATGTTACAGGAGAGGAAAAAGGCCTTTTAGGATCTAGACATTATACTGATAACGATCCAATATTTCCATTAGCAAATACAGTGGCCAATTTAAATATTGATATGATTGGTCGTACCGATCCAAAACGTGAAGGCGAAAGAAATTATATATACCTTATTGGTAGTGATAAACTCAGTACAGAGTTACATAACCTATCTGAAGAAATCAACGCAAAATACATGAACATCACTTTAGATTATACCTATAATGATGAGAATGATCCAAATCGTTTCTACTATAGAAGTGATCACTATAACTTTGCTAAAAACAATATTCCTATCATTTTTTACTTTAACGGAACACATGATGATTACCACCAACCTAGTGACACACCAGATAAAATTGAGTATGACCTATTAGAGAACAGAACGCGTTTGGTGTTCTATACCGCTTGGGAAGTAGCTAATCGTGAGGGAAAAATCGTTGCCGATAAAGCTGAAACAAAATAA
- a CDS encoding M28 family metallopeptidase, with product MKVQLVALSLTLVGSCATLRHTKKIENLKASIVFEDSQTVKTYLNTITEDDLKSHVYTFSSDDFQGRRAGEIGHHKATKFIKDFYIQEGIKSPLGSKYYQYIPEAYFSEGIKDSQNVIAYIEGSEQPDEVIIISAHSDHEGFTDTDIYNGADDNGSGTAAVLEMAQAFKIAAAEGYRPKRSIVFLHLTGEEVGLNGSRYYAQYPVFSMKNTVANLNIDMIGRVDDAHSDNEDYVYVIGADRLSTQLHYISEEANEQFTNLELDYRLNKDNDPNRYYYRSDHYNFAQKGVPVIFYFNGEHEDYHEPTDTPDKINYPLLEKRTRLIFATAWYLANSKNRIVVDKDAS from the coding sequence ATGAAAGTTCAACTTGTTGCTTTATCTCTAACCTTAGTAGGTTCTTGTGCCACACTGAGGCACACAAAAAAAATAGAAAACCTCAAAGCAAGTATCGTATTTGAAGATTCTCAAACCGTAAAGACCTATTTAAACACCATCACCGAAGACGATTTAAAATCTCACGTCTATACCTTTTCATCTGATGATTTCCAAGGAAGACGAGCTGGTGAAATTGGGCATCATAAAGCGACAAAATTTATAAAAGATTTTTACATTCAGGAAGGTATAAAATCACCTCTGGGCTCTAAATACTATCAATACATCCCCGAAGCTTACTTTTCGGAAGGGATTAAAGATTCTCAAAATGTCATTGCCTATATTGAAGGTAGTGAACAACCTGACGAAGTCATAATTATCTCAGCACACTCTGATCATGAGGGTTTTACAGATACAGACATATATAATGGTGCTGACGATAATGGTTCTGGAACCGCAGCTGTTTTAGAAATGGCTCAAGCTTTTAAAATAGCAGCCGCAGAGGGTTACCGACCAAAACGCAGTATCGTGTTCCTACACCTAACAGGAGAAGAAGTTGGACTTAATGGCTCCCGATATTACGCACAGTATCCTGTGTTCTCAATGAAAAACACAGTGGCTAATCTTAATATCGATATGATAGGTCGCGTAGACGATGCGCATAGCGATAATGAAGATTATGTGTATGTAATTGGTGCAGATCGTTTGAGTACCCAATTACATTATATCTCTGAAGAGGCTAACGAACAATTTACCAATTTAGAGTTAGACTATAGGCTTAATAAAGACAATGACCCTAATCGCTATTACTACCGATCAGACCACTACAATTTTGCGCAAAAAGGGGTTCCAGTAATTTTTTATTTTAATGGTGAACATGAAGATTATCACGAGCCTACAGATACACCAGATAAGATCAACTACCCTTTATTAGAAAAACGTACCAGACTTATTTTTGCAACTGCTTGGTATTTGGCAAACTCTAAAAACCGTATTGTCGTCGATAAAGACGCTTCTTAA
- a CDS encoding FUSC family protein, translated as MKKLFVILGFITSIFALILAVTPLSKIAYIPAVLALISGVIALLTSKNHPQLKKSIQLVFLMTIIALVLTTYKAIFNTVEVGDTEQLEQTGEQLEEETIQELEGLEIDE; from the coding sequence ATGAAAAAACTTTTTGTAATTTTAGGTTTTATCACCTCTATATTCGCTTTAATATTAGCAGTAACACCCTTATCTAAAATAGCCTATATTCCTGCTGTTTTAGCATTAATTTCTGGTGTTATTGCATTATTGACCTCAAAAAATCATCCGCAATTAAAGAAATCTATCCAACTGGTTTTTTTAATGACTATTATTGCATTAGTATTGACTACATACAAAGCCATATTCAATACTGTTGAAGTAGGTGATACAGAACAATTAGAACAAACTGGAGAGCAGCTTGAGGAAGAAACCATTCAAGAGCTTGAAGGATTAGAAATCGACGAGTAA
- a CDS encoding DUF3108 domain-containing protein has translation MNSTIKRTLSQASSVKKNRAGKYWEEKKSVKIGNSTRDLVTTLYHIRNLDIHKAAIGESQNFTVLFDNEETVVKITYLSKETINTALGRKECYKLAITLNNSNVLKGNNDNLIWLTADQNKVPVYAKFKIPVGNGELKIKSASGLKY, from the coding sequence ATAAATTCAACCATAAAACGAACACTGTCGCAAGCCTCAAGCGTAAAAAAAAACAGAGCTGGTAAATATTGGGAAGAAAAGAAATCAGTTAAAATTGGAAATTCCACTCGTGACTTAGTAACAACTTTATATCATATCAGAAATTTAGATATCCATAAAGCCGCTATTGGCGAGAGCCAAAACTTTACAGTCCTTTTCGACAATGAAGAAACCGTTGTGAAAATCACCTATTTAAGCAAAGAAACCATCAATACAGCTCTAGGAAGAAAAGAATGCTATAAACTCGCTATTACTTTAAATAACAGTAACGTGCTCAAAGGAAATAACGACAATCTGATATGGTTAACTGCCGATCAAAACAAAGTGCCTGTCTATGCAAAATTCAAAATACCTGTCGGAAACGGTGAGTTGAAAATCAAATCTGCAAGCGGACTTAAATACTAG
- a CDS encoding DUF3108 domain-containing protein, translating into MMKLLVSTLLLLFTLAINAQNKTIAAGEKLTFSASYNMSGLLTELAQVTMETSEVKTSKTTLLKLKCTAATYSKWDSFFKIRDLYESYVSPSNLTPYLYNRDINEGGYEKFMKYKFNHKTNTVASLKRKKKQSW; encoded by the coding sequence ATGATGAAATTACTAGTATCAACCTTACTATTATTATTCACATTGGCGATAAACGCTCAAAACAAAACGATTGCTGCTGGAGAAAAATTAACCTTTAGTGCCTCCTATAATATGTCTGGTTTATTAACTGAACTAGCTCAAGTCACAATGGAAACGAGCGAGGTAAAAACCTCTAAAACGACCTTATTAAAATTAAAATGCACTGCAGCAACCTACAGTAAATGGGATAGTTTCTTTAAAATAAGAGATCTCTATGAAAGCTATGTAAGTCCGAGTAATTTAACCCCATACCTATACAATCGCGACATAAATGAAGGTGGCTACGAGAAGTTCATGAAATATAAATTCAACCATAAAACGAACACTGTCGCAAGCCTCAAGCGTAAAAAAAAACAGAGCTGGTAA
- a CDS encoding universal stress protein yields MKKILLPTDFSENSMNAIHYAMAYFESEACTFYILNVQKVSAFVTDDLMAMQPSETIFNSLVDAAKQKVGRLIREIQDQYHNELHQFESKVDYDNFIDAINQLIALEEIDLIVMGTKGASNIAMTFLGSNAARVIQRANCPVLAIPNDYQFKSIERIAFPSNYFTDYNPENLKPLLSMAERDACTIDVLHVKDGEHLTQFQENNRAFLDASFSKLNHSFIELEQGNLFKKITNYILEHDIDLLAMMSRKHSFLERLFVRHPAESFAFDLKVPLLVMENTGNFYIK; encoded by the coding sequence ATGAAAAAGATATTACTACCCACAGATTTTTCTGAAAACTCCATGAATGCTATTCATTACGCTATGGCCTATTTTGAGTCTGAAGCCTGTACGTTTTATATTCTTAATGTACAGAAAGTATCAGCCTTTGTAACTGATGATTTGATGGCGATGCAGCCTTCAGAAACCATTTTTAATTCATTAGTAGATGCAGCTAAACAAAAAGTAGGGCGTTTAATTCGTGAAATACAAGATCAATATCATAATGAGTTACATCAGTTTGAGTCTAAGGTAGATTATGATAATTTTATTGATGCTATCAACCAACTCATCGCATTGGAGGAGATTGATTTGATTGTTATGGGAACTAAAGGTGCATCAAATATTGCTATGACTTTTTTAGGGTCTAATGCGGCAAGAGTCATACAGCGCGCCAATTGTCCAGTTTTGGCAATACCTAACGACTATCAGTTTAAAAGTATAGAACGTATAGCATTTCCGTCTAATTACTTTACCGATTATAATCCTGAAAATTTAAAACCTTTACTTTCTATGGCAGAGCGAGATGCATGCACTATAGACGTTCTGCATGTTAAAGATGGTGAGCACTTGACTCAATTTCAGGAAAATAATAGAGCATTTTTAGACGCGTCATTCTCTAAATTAAATCATTCATTTATTGAATTGGAACAAGGTAATTTGTTCAAGAAGATTACGAATTATATTCTAGAGCATGATATCGATTTGCTTGCCATGATGAGTAGAAAACACTCGTTTTTAGAACGCCTGTTCGTTAGACATCCCGCAGAGAGTTTTGCGTTTGATTTGAAAGTACCGCTTCTTGTTATGGAAAATACTGGAAATTTTTATATTAAATAA
- a CDS encoding Hsp20/alpha crystallin family protein: MSLIKFNKRNRLHPWTNEGLKSFLSDDDFFKNDFFLEEDSMMPAMNVIEHDKDFEIEFAAPGFTKKDFEVTIDDNVLNVRGEKKKEHEEKDEDYKRREFSYSSFKRSLTLPKSINMDQDVKAKYRDGILKLNLKKKEETKDQSKRVIEIL; the protein is encoded by the coding sequence ATGTCACTTATCAAATTTAACAAACGTAACAGACTTCACCCTTGGACTAATGAAGGTCTAAAAAGCTTTTTAAGCGACGATGATTTCTTTAAAAATGACTTCTTTCTTGAAGAAGATAGTATGATGCCAGCAATGAATGTCATAGAACATGACAAAGATTTTGAAATTGAATTTGCAGCACCTGGCTTTACAAAAAAAGATTTTGAAGTTACAATTGATGACAATGTCCTTAATGTTCGTGGTGAAAAGAAAAAAGAACATGAAGAAAAAGACGAAGACTATAAACGACGTGAATTTAGTTATAGTTCCTTTAAACGATCATTAACACTTCCAAAATCTATCAATATGGATCAGGATGTGAAAGCAAAATATCGTGATGGTATTTTAAAACTAAATCTTAAGAAGAAAGAAGAGACAAAAGATCAATCGAAGAGGGTGATTGAAATTCTGTAA
- a CDS encoding MBL fold metallo-hydrolase RNA specificity domain-containing protein yields the protein MDSFAKINFLGAAGVVTGSKFLIETSEQNIMIDCGMFQGLKELRELNWNDLPIKVGDIDVVLLTHGHLDHVGYLPRLIQQGFTGKIIGTPPTLAIAEIILMDSAKIHEEDAEKANKEKYSSHQPALPFYTVKDAEHTIRQFKGETEGKWIHLSKHIKYRFQYNGHIIGATFIDININGKRFVFSGDVGRCNDYLLNDPKTPEWADFLFIEGTYGNKLHPIEDVEERLATLIKDTIHKKGNLIIPSFAVERLQTLMYILWKLYKQHRIPNIPIFIDSPMGNNVLDVFRNFPEWHKLSMQDYNAMCNHINIIQSYKETWETIDDKRSKIVIAGSGMVTGGRVLTYLQQLIDEPSTTVLLVGYQAEGTRGRQLQDGAHEIRFFGKYYPVKASIQNIESLSAHADQNDLIKWLSRIKNYPEKVYLVHGEATALDAFRVKLKDTFNWNATIPKLTDVDKIIL from the coding sequence ATGGACAGTTTTGCAAAAATCAACTTTTTAGGAGCAGCCGGAGTCGTTACTGGCTCCAAATTTCTGATTGAAACCTCTGAACAGAACATCATGATTGATTGCGGCATGTTTCAAGGTCTTAAAGAACTTCGCGAACTCAATTGGAACGATCTCCCAATTAAGGTGGGCGATATTGATGTGGTACTCCTTACTCATGGTCATTTGGATCACGTAGGTTACTTACCACGATTAATACAACAAGGGTTTACTGGTAAAATCATTGGGACACCTCCTACTTTAGCCATCGCTGAAATTATTCTTATGGATAGTGCGAAAATTCATGAAGAAGACGCTGAAAAAGCCAATAAAGAAAAATATAGCAGTCATCAGCCTGCTTTACCGTTTTATACTGTTAAGGATGCCGAGCATACAATAAGACAATTCAAAGGAGAAACTGAAGGCAAATGGATTCATTTATCTAAGCATATTAAATACCGATTTCAATACAATGGCCATATTATTGGAGCCACGTTTATCGACATAAATATCAACGGAAAACGTTTTGTTTTTTCTGGAGATGTGGGGCGATGTAATGACTATTTGTTAAATGATCCTAAAACCCCTGAATGGGCAGATTTCTTATTTATTGAAGGGACTTACGGTAACAAGCTGCACCCAATTGAAGATGTAGAAGAGCGCTTAGCTACTCTTATTAAAGATACCATTCATAAAAAAGGGAACCTCATCATTCCAAGTTTTGCAGTAGAACGCCTTCAAACACTCATGTATATTTTATGGAAACTATACAAACAACACCGAATTCCTAATATTCCGATTTTTATTGACAGTCCGATGGGTAATAACGTGCTCGACGTTTTTAGAAATTTCCCAGAGTGGCATAAATTATCAATGCAAGATTACAACGCCATGTGCAATCACATAAACATTATACAGTCATACAAAGAAACTTGGGAAACCATAGATGACAAGCGCTCCAAAATTGTAATCGCTGGAAGTGGAATGGTGACTGGCGGTCGTGTACTCACCTACTTACAGCAGCTTATTGATGAACCTTCAACAACTGTATTATTGGTAGGTTATCAAGCTGAAGGAACGCGAGGAAGGCAACTACAAGATGGTGCGCATGAAATTCGCTTTTTCGGTAAATACTATCCCGTAAAAGCCAGCATACAAAATATCGAAAGTTTATCAGCTCATGCTGATCAAAACGATTTAATAAAATGGTTAAGTCGTATTAAAAACTATCCGGAAAAAGTCTATCTGGTTCACGGGGAAGCAACGGCATTAGATGCCTTTAGAGTGAAACTAAAAGATACGTTTAATTGGAATGCAACCATTCCAAAACTCACAGATGTTGATAAAATTATACTCTAA
- a CDS encoding ATP cone domain-containing protein, whose amino-acid sequence MEIQKIDITKSSGEIVKFSLDKLRASLKRTGADKATIDQIIDKVRDELYQGISTKEIYNRAFALLKKKKSYFASKYKLKKAIYELGPTGFPFERFVSAVLTYSGYKTKVGEILKGVCVSHEIDIIANKNTHTTIIECKFHGEQGLKCNVKVPLYINSRYNDVKAAWETNSKYSSTLTKGWVVTNTKFTQDALQYGKCCGLYLLSWNYPKDEALKDRIDRLGLYPITVSTLLSNREKQFLLSRDIVLCRELLHDKFYLDHLGISDVRKEKILYEISKLCT is encoded by the coding sequence ATGGAAATCCAAAAAATAGATATTACAAAATCTTCTGGTGAAATCGTTAAATTTTCATTAGACAAATTGCGAGCCTCGTTAAAACGCACAGGAGCCGACAAAGCCACTATAGATCAAATCATTGATAAAGTTCGTGATGAGCTATACCAAGGGATTTCTACTAAGGAAATCTATAATAGAGCCTTTGCACTTCTTAAAAAGAAAAAGAGCTATTTTGCTTCTAAATACAAGCTTAAAAAGGCTATTTATGAATTAGGTCCAACAGGATTCCCTTTTGAACGCTTTGTCAGTGCTGTATTAACCTATTCTGGGTATAAAACCAAAGTCGGTGAGATTCTAAAAGGCGTATGTGTGTCTCATGAAATCGACATTATTGCAAATAAAAATACACATACCACAATTATCGAATGTAAATTTCATGGTGAACAAGGTCTAAAATGTAATGTTAAGGTTCCGTTATACATCAATTCAAGGTACAACGATGTGAAAGCAGCTTGGGAAACGAATTCAAAATATAGCAGCACACTAACCAAAGGATGGGTAGTGACAAATACAAAATTCACCCAAGACGCTTTACAATACGGCAAATGCTGTGGGTTGTATTTACTGAGTTGGAATTATCCAAAAGACGAAGCGCTTAAGGACCGAATTGATCGTTTAGGATTATACCCAATTACGGTATCCACTTTATTATCAAATAGAGAAAAACAATTTCTCCTGAGTCGCGATATTGTGCTGTGCAGAGAACTATTACATGATAAATTTTATTTAGATCATTTAGGAATTTCTGATGTCAGAAAAGAAAAAATTCTATATGAGATCTCTAAGCTATGCACTTAA